One Gemmatimonadaceae bacterium genomic window, TCCAGTCCATACAGCCATCTGTCGTCGAGATACAACACAGGGTCGTCCGAAAGGACGCTGGCAATCAGCAAGTCGCGTGCGTCGGTCGGCGTTGAGGGCATCACCACCCGCAGTCCGGGAATGTGCGCGAACCAGGATTGCAGCGACTGCGAATGCTGCGCACCTTGCTCGCCACCGCGATTGATGATGGCGCGGACGGTGATAGGCGCCGATACCTGTCCTCCGAACATCGACCTCCACTTGGCGGCTTGAGTGACAATCTGGTCGACCGCCAGCAGCATGAAATCCACGCGCGGGTGAATCACTATGGGGCGATAGCCACAAAGGGCCGCTCCGAGCGCCGCGCCGGTGCAGCCAAGCTCTGAGACGGGCGTGTCGATCACGCGCTCGCGGCCGAACTGGCTGTCGAGGTCCGTCATCGAATTGCCGACGTACCACGGGCTCCACAAGCCCTGGCCGATGGCAAAGACCTCGGAGTGGTTCGCAAGCAGATGCTCGAAGCCGTCGCGAATGGCGGCTCCGTAGCCGGTCGTTACCGCGGCCTTGTTCAATGCTTGTTCGCCATCGTGCCGCTGTACACGCGGCTGAGCAATGCCTTGGCGGGCGGATAGCCGTCGTGAGTTGCAGTGGACCACGCCTCCTCGACGACGACGTGCGCCTCCGTCCAGAATTGCTTGAGCTGCTGGCGGTTCAGCGCGTTGATCTCCTCGAGTGAAACGGCAAGCCGGCTGATGGGATCGCGCAGCTTCCACGCGGCAAGGTCGTCCTTCCGCTTTACTCCCACGTCCTCGTCTTCACGGTGGCCGACGTGACCTCTCCAGCGATAAGTAACGAGCTCGAGGAACCTCGGCCCGTCGCCCGCGCGAATCGCCGCCACGGCTTCGCGTGTCACGGCCCGAACTGCGGCGAGGTCATTCCCGTCCGCGCGGGCCCACTCGATTCTATGTGCTTCGGCGTATCGGCACACTGAAGCATCCGGCTGGCGAAGCGCTATGTGCAGGTGGCTCGAGAAAAAATTGTTCTCGCAGACGAAGAGCACGGGAATCTTCATGAGCGCGGCAAGATTCATCGACTCGTGAAAGACTCCTTCCTCGGTGGCTCCATCACCGAAGAACGACACGGCCATCGCGCCATTGCCGTCCATTTTTGCGGCAAGGCCGGCACCGACGGCTATCGGAATCGTTGCGCCGACGATCGGCACCGTTCCATAAAGACCGTTTGGAATGTCGATCAGGTGCATCGAGCCGCCCATTCCTCGACTAACGCCGGTGTCCTTTCCCTGAACCTCGGCCAGGAGTCCGTGAGGCGAGCCGCCAAGCGCAAGGAAATGACTGTGGGAGCGATGTGCGCCAAACACCCTGTCACCCTGCCGGACGTAACTGGCGACGCCGACTGCCGGCGCCTCCTGGCCGATTGCGAGGTGGCAGGGGCATTTCACGACGCCCTGGGACACCATGTCACCGATTTTCTCTTCGACCACGCGAATGAGAATCATGCGCTGGAGACCCGCGAGAAGAGCCTCCGTGTCCTCGGCGTCGATCGCCAACGGCTCATGGAAATGATCGGCGCTGGCGAGCATGCCGAGGGAAGCAGCGTTGCGCTGGATCAGAGAGTCCACACTAGCCATGGAACTTCCGGATGCGGTCGCAGATGTACTCGACCTCCTCGTTGGTGAGCGAGGTATTCATTGGCAGCAGGAAACAACGTGTGAACAGTCTGTCCGTATATGGGAGATTTGCATCTGCGAGACCCAGGCCATCGAACTGGTGCACGGGCTTGCCGGCCCACTGGACGATCGTGCGAATACCGTCATCTTCCAACTGTTTACGCAGGTCGTCGCGCCTCCCCGATTCAACCTCGTAGTTCTGGTAGACATCGAAGTGGTCCGGGTCGTCGTCGGGCCCGGGCGGAAGAACGAGATCTTCCAGGCCCTCCAGACCCTCGCGATAACGTCGCGCAATGTCGCGTCGGCGCTCGATTTCGAACTCCAGCTGCTGGAATTTCACATTAAGCACCGCTGCCTGGAGATTGTCCAGGCGCGAGTTCAGGCCCCATGTTATGACAAGGCCGTTCTCATCGCGTCCGTGGTCCCGAAGCAGGGACATTTTTCGTGCCACACTCGAGTCGTTGGTCGTAAGACCGCCGCCGTCTCCGAAGCATCCCAGCACCTTGGCCGGGTAGAAACTGAACTCGGCGGCAAGGCCGAATGTACCAGCGTTGCGACCCTTGAACTTCGAGCCGAGTGCCTGAGCCGCATCCTCGATGATTGCCAGTCCGTTACGATCGGCAATAGCCTGGAGCGCATCCATGTCGCACGAGCGCCCGTTGAGCTGGACCGGCATGATCGCGGCACTTCTCGGCGTGACGGCAGCGGCCGCCGCGGACGGATCGATCATGTGATCCGGGCCGCACTCGACCAGAACCGGCGTTGCGCCGGCGAAATGGATGGACGCGGCGGAAGCGACGTAGGTGTGCGACGGCACGATGACTTCGTCGCCAGGCCCGATTCCAGCGGCGCGCAGCGCAATGATGAGCGCGTCAGTGCCGTTCGCTACGCCCAGTGCGTGCTTTGCGCCAGTAAAGCCGGCAAGGGCGGTCTCGAATTCCACCAGGTCGCTCTGGAGGATGAACGCTCCGCGGTCCATTACCGACGTCATGGCCTTCAGGATATCCTCACGCTGTTGAGCGAACAGGTGTGGATACCGGAAGAACGGGATCGACATCTTGGCAGGGGCGACTGAGGTCATGCGACTCGGGTTGGTTCGGAACGCAAAAAAGCGTCCTTCCGGTTCACGGCGAACCGCAGTGAAAGTGCCAACTCATTGTCCTTGCGCAATCTACAGACCCAGGGAGCGCCGGTGCCAGTGTCACGCCAACGCCGCGGTCATGAGTGCCGCTCGAAGTGCGCCGGA contains:
- a CDS encoding transketolase C-terminal domain-containing protein, whose protein sequence is MNKAAVTTGYGAAIRDGFEHLLANHSEVFAIGQGLWSPWYVGNSMTDLDSQFGRERVIDTPVSELGCTGAALGAALCGYRPIVIHPRVDFMLLAVDQIVTQAAKWRSMFGGQVSAPITVRAIINRGGEQGAQHSQSLQSWFAHIPGLRVVMPSTPTDARDLLIASVLSDDPVLYLDDRWLYGLEEELPPIQERNLAKEGPRLTRTGADLTLVGCSYSAHLCREAAARLSANGIECDVIDLRVLNPLDATLIISSVKKTGRLLAVDGDWRSCGMAAEVIASIAEALDPRVMRAAPRRVTLPDAPAPTSNPLERSYYPTVDYIVQRALALVGAQQETFE
- a CDS encoding thiamine pyrophosphate-dependent dehydrogenase E1 component subunit alpha, with amino-acid sequence MASVDSLIQRNAASLGMLASADHFHEPLAIDAEDTEALLAGLQRMILIRVVEEKIGDMVSQGVVKCPCHLAIGQEAPAVGVASYVRQGDRVFGAHRSHSHFLALGGSPHGLLAEVQGKDTGVSRGMGGSMHLIDIPNGLYGTVPIVGATIPIAVGAGLAAKMDGNGAMAVSFFGDGATEEGVFHESMNLAALMKIPVLFVCENNFFSSHLHIALRQPDASVCRYAEAHRIEWARADGNDLAAVRAVTREAVAAIRAGDGPRFLELVTYRWRGHVGHREDEDVGVKRKDDLAAWKLRDPISRLAVSLEEINALNRQQLKQFWTEAHVVVEEAWSTATHDGYPPAKALLSRVYSGTMANKH
- a CDS encoding DegT/DnrJ/EryC1/StrS family aminotransferase — translated: MTSVAPAKMSIPFFRYPHLFAQQREDILKAMTSVMDRGAFILQSDLVEFETALAGFTGAKHALGVANGTDALIIALRAAGIGPGDEVIVPSHTYVASAASIHFAGATPVLVECGPDHMIDPSAAAAAVTPRSAAIMPVQLNGRSCDMDALQAIADRNGLAIIEDAAQALGSKFKGRNAGTFGLAAEFSFYPAKVLGCFGDGGGLTTNDSSVARKMSLLRDHGRDENGLVITWGLNSRLDNLQAAVLNVKFQQLEFEIERRRDIARRYREGLEGLEDLVLPPGPDDDPDHFDVYQNYEVESGRRDDLRKQLEDDGIRTIVQWAGKPVHQFDGLGLADANLPYTDRLFTRCFLLPMNTSLTNEEVEYICDRIRKFHG